In Pseudomonas sp. GCEP-101, one DNA window encodes the following:
- a CDS encoding LysR family transcriptional regulator, with protein MKLHQLRAIVAICESGSIQEASRLLHISQPALSKSIKELEAELGVPLLVRSNRGITATEYGERLVRRARLVVEEVRRARDEIETLKGAMDGRVAIGVSPVTPSQQFASCLLRYRRRYPKVQLQINELRPAKLLEGLREGQLDLVLTSQPSSRNVDGFHWQELYAQPTTLAVRKGHPLRHARSLHELLDEEWLVPDSLDVSLAGQMFEQYQVRHPERVIECASVVLYAELAANTDAVSFWSRRVFDLPIVSGTLDALDIAETVPGTDISLVCRPPELMTREAQTLVDELVYAFKGPHLRKAD; from the coding sequence ATGAAGTTGCATCAACTACGCGCCATCGTCGCCATCTGTGAGAGCGGCAGTATCCAGGAAGCTTCGCGCCTGCTGCATATTTCCCAGCCGGCCCTGTCCAAGAGCATCAAGGAGCTGGAAGCCGAGCTGGGCGTGCCGTTGCTGGTGCGTTCCAACCGCGGGATCACCGCCACCGAATACGGCGAGCGCCTGGTGCGCCGGGCCCGGCTGGTGGTGGAGGAGGTGCGCCGCGCGCGGGATGAGATCGAGACGCTCAAGGGCGCGATGGACGGTCGCGTGGCCATCGGCGTGTCACCGGTGACGCCCAGTCAGCAATTCGCCAGTTGCCTGCTGCGTTACCGCAGGCGCTACCCCAAGGTACAACTGCAGATCAACGAACTGCGGCCCGCCAAGCTGCTCGAAGGATTGCGCGAAGGGCAGCTGGACCTGGTGCTCACCTCGCAGCCGTCCTCGCGCAACGTCGACGGTTTCCACTGGCAGGAACTCTACGCCCAGCCCACCACGCTGGCCGTGCGCAAGGGGCATCCGCTGCGCCACGCGCGTTCGCTGCACGAGCTGCTGGACGAGGAATGGCTGGTGCCCGATTCGCTGGACGTTTCCCTGGCCGGGCAGATGTTCGAGCAGTACCAGGTGCGCCATCCCGAGCGCGTCATCGAATGCGCCTCGGTGGTGCTCTACGCGGAGCTGGCGGCCAACACCGATGCGGTGAGCTTCTGGTCGCGGCGGGTGTTCGACCTGCCCATCGTCTCCGGCACCCTGGACGCGCTGGACATCGCCGAAACCGTGCCGGGCACCGACATCTCGCTGGTCTGCCGCCCGCCGGAACTGATGACCCGCGAGGCGCAGACGCTGGTCGACGAGTTGGTCTACGCCTTCAAGGGCCCGCACCTGCGCAAGGCTGACTGA
- a CDS encoding VOC family protein, with translation MLSHVFLGTTDFERALAFYQPLMQVLGYPLKFIERERPWAAWMPADAPRPLFIVGAPFEGKSAPGNGQMLALAASSRAMVDRAYAAALANGGTCAGAPGLRPEYHAHYYGAYLRDPDGNKLCCVCHEPE, from the coding sequence ATGCTGTCCCACGTCTTTCTCGGCACCACGGATTTCGAGCGCGCGCTGGCGTTCTATCAGCCGCTCATGCAGGTGCTGGGCTATCCGCTGAAGTTCATCGAGCGCGAACGCCCCTGGGCCGCCTGGATGCCGGCGGACGCGCCGCGCCCGCTGTTCATCGTCGGTGCGCCATTCGAAGGCAAATCGGCCCCCGGTAACGGGCAGATGCTCGCGCTGGCAGCCAGCTCCCGCGCGATGGTGGACCGAGCCTACGCCGCAGCCCTGGCCAACGGCGGCACGTGCGCGGGCGCCCCGGGGTTGCGCCCGGAGTACCACGCGCACTACTACGGCGCCTACCTGCGCGACCCCGACGGCAACAAGCTCTGCTGCGTCTGCCACGAGCCGGAGTGA
- a CDS encoding MFS transporter, with the protein MTRRNGVLVLLMLVMVISVLDKTIFAFAGAQIIDELKLSPTEFGFIGSAFFFLYSISGVLVGFLANRFPTRWILAGMSLVWMASQLLVALSSGFAALVAGRLLLGAGTGPGTAVTQHACFKWFGPKERVLPSALIQVSIMLGAVLGALSLPLAIQHFGWRTAYFLLALLGLIWLVIWLLFGREGQQTEEEGPGASLRLPYSRLLLNRSFVWITLMGFLSYLPTALVYSWVPVYLQKGQGMTPMQSGYTVMVVTVGVILANLLLSTLSQRAMQRGASVQRAMVLPPMLFAAVAGLAFCALTVLHGDRLAILVLYALGAILVNVLPTFCNTLVAYIAPSAQRGSMLAIHIGGMTSAGMLAPWIVGQLVEWRGGDIAHGFETALGLFGVLTVVCAVLGCRIIAPERTRQSLQGEHSEAPLPGAVGHA; encoded by the coding sequence ATGACTCGACGCAACGGGGTACTCGTGCTGCTGATGCTGGTCATGGTCATCAGCGTGCTCGACAAGACCATCTTCGCCTTCGCCGGCGCGCAGATCATCGACGAGCTGAAGCTGTCGCCGACCGAGTTCGGCTTCATCGGCAGTGCGTTCTTCTTTCTCTACTCCATCTCCGGCGTACTGGTGGGCTTCCTCGCCAACCGCTTCCCGACGCGCTGGATTCTCGCGGGCATGTCGCTGGTGTGGATGGCCTCGCAACTGCTGGTGGCGCTGTCCAGCGGCTTTGCCGCGCTGGTAGCGGGCCGTCTGCTGCTGGGCGCCGGCACCGGGCCGGGCACGGCGGTGACACAGCATGCCTGCTTCAAGTGGTTCGGCCCGAAGGAGCGCGTGCTGCCGTCGGCGCTGATCCAGGTGTCGATCATGCTCGGCGCGGTCCTTGGCGCACTCAGCCTGCCGCTGGCGATCCAGCACTTCGGCTGGCGAACCGCGTACTTCCTGCTGGCCCTGCTGGGGCTGATCTGGCTGGTGATCTGGCTCCTCTTCGGCCGTGAAGGACAGCAGACCGAGGAGGAGGGGCCCGGCGCGTCGCTGCGCCTGCCCTACAGCCGCTTGCTGCTCAACCGCAGTTTCGTCTGGATCACCCTCATGGGCTTCCTCAGCTATCTGCCCACCGCGCTGGTGTACAGCTGGGTGCCGGTCTACCTGCAGAAAGGCCAGGGCATGACGCCCATGCAGTCGGGCTATACGGTGATGGTGGTGACGGTCGGGGTGATCCTCGCCAACCTGCTGCTCTCCACGCTCTCGCAGCGGGCGATGCAGCGCGGTGCCTCGGTGCAGCGCGCCATGGTGCTGCCGCCGATGCTCTTCGCGGCGGTCGCTGGCCTGGCCTTCTGCGCACTGACCGTGCTGCACGGCGATCGCCTGGCGATCCTGGTGCTCTACGCCCTGGGCGCGATCCTGGTGAATGTCCTGCCAACCTTCTGCAACACTCTGGTCGCCTACATCGCCCCCAGCGCACAGCGCGGTTCGATGCTGGCGATCCACATCGGCGGCATGACCAGCGCCGGCATGCTCGCGCCGTGGATCGTCGGCCAACTGGTGGAGTGGCGCGGTGGCGATATCGCCCATGGCTTCGAGACTGCCCTCGGCCTGTTCGGCGTGCTCACCGTTGTCTGCGCCGTCCTCGGCTGCCGGATCATCGCCCCCGAGCGTACCCGCCAATCGCTGCAGGGCGAGCACAGCGAAGCGCCGCTGCCCGGCGCCGTCGGCCACGCCTGA
- a CDS encoding GNAT family N-acetyltransferase, with the protein MPALTCPHLTGQHVELLPLRAEHAQALLDAAADGELWNLKVTVVPGPDTVDGYIAKAERGQEEGSVLPFAILDRRTGKIVGSTRFWKVDRTNRKLEIGHTWLALSAQRTPINTEAKLLLLTYAFEALDCVRVQFTTDELNEKSRAAILRLGAVQEGIVRHERIMPDGRKRNSVRFSIIDSEWPEVKARLLQRLAPQQT; encoded by the coding sequence ATGCCCGCCCTCACCTGCCCCCACCTCACCGGCCAGCACGTCGAACTCCTGCCCCTGCGCGCCGAGCACGCTCAGGCCCTCCTCGATGCCGCCGCCGACGGCGAGCTGTGGAACCTGAAGGTCACCGTGGTGCCCGGCCCGGATACCGTCGATGGCTACATCGCCAAGGCCGAAAGGGGCCAGGAGGAAGGCAGCGTCCTGCCCTTCGCCATCCTCGACCGGCGCACGGGGAAGATCGTCGGCAGCACCCGCTTCTGGAAGGTCGACCGCACCAACCGCAAGCTGGAGATCGGCCACACCTGGCTTGCCCTGTCGGCGCAGCGCACGCCGATCAACACCGAGGCCAAGCTCCTGCTGCTCACCTACGCCTTCGAGGCACTGGACTGCGTGCGCGTGCAGTTCACCACCGACGAGCTGAACGAGAAATCCCGCGCCGCCATCCTGCGCCTGGGCGCGGTGCAGGAAGGCATCGTCCGTCACGAACGCATCATGCCCGACGGCCGCAAGCGCAACTCGGTGCGCTTCAGCATCATCGACAGCGAATGGCCCGAGGTGAAGGCGCGGCTGTTGCAGCGGCTTGCCCCACAGCAGACCTGA
- a CDS encoding polysaccharide lyase family 7 protein: protein MTVNIDNLNIALPVGKTPTDTLAIELPGPQALAQYPELVTRLPDGSLRLTAPTQGAASKSVHRTRCEWKEPIYWALSSATEHVNRQLMAVTQVNSAQKVVIAQMHVKDDDSPLLKVFWQKGKLTMGFRQSFNQETPVNSTVLDNVPLGTDFDILIRATSSLTLTVQASCNGRTSNVAPMTLDASWAARVFDFHGGVYNQIDFSATTLATDASVCVIKDLQIRHA, encoded by the coding sequence ATGACCGTGAACATCGACAACCTGAACATCGCCCTGCCCGTCGGCAAGACGCCCACCGACACCCTCGCCATCGAGCTGCCCGGCCCGCAGGCCCTGGCTCAATACCCCGAGCTGGTGACGCGCTTGCCCGACGGCAGCCTGCGGCTGACCGCGCCGACCCAGGGCGCGGCGAGCAAGAGCGTGCACCGCACCCGCTGCGAGTGGAAGGAGCCCATCTACTGGGCGCTGAGCAGCGCCACCGAGCACGTCAACCGCCAGCTGATGGCCGTCACCCAGGTGAACTCCGCGCAGAAGGTGGTGATCGCGCAGATGCACGTGAAGGACGATGACAGCCCGTTGCTCAAGGTGTTCTGGCAGAAGGGCAAGCTGACCATGGGCTTTCGCCAGAGCTTCAACCAGGAGACGCCGGTGAACAGCACCGTGCTGGACAACGTGCCGCTGGGCACGGATTTCGACATCCTGATCCGCGCCACGTCCAGCCTGACGCTGACGGTACAGGCCAGCTGCAATGGCCGCACCTCGAACGTGGCGCCCATGACGCTCGACGCCAGCTGGGCGGCGCGCGTGTTCGACTTCCACGGCGGGGTCTACAACCAGATCGACTTCAGCGCGACGACGCTCGCGACCGATGCCTCGGTGTGCGTGATCAAGGATCTGCAGATCAGGCATGCGTGA
- a CDS encoding DUF1302 domain-containing protein: MKRTITGAAGFRPHALALATSVALGGASSAHAVSFNVGEIEGRFDSTLSIGASWAMDNPDKKFIGTRNGGTASSQTSDDGRLNFKKGETFSKIFKGLHDLELKYGDSGLFVRGKYWYDFELKDEHRPLYDIDDSGRDTAAQSSGAELLDAFIYHNYELRDLPGTVRLGRQVVSWGESTFIQNGINSINPADVAALRRPGSEVKEALIPVSMLYFNQGLTDTLSMEAFYQLEWEKTVPDNCGTFFGSDVAAKGCDINMAVNGSDFDRDIDGTGIKGGYGYVPRGKDHDARDGGQFGVALRWMVNDTEFSAYAMNYHSRTPTSNWVVGKGALADPVGGLIGQGGVSTARWYLDYPEDIRLYGLGFNTTWGSTAVQGEISYRPNMPLGINSSDVSGAATLGSAATNPLVNGGLPIFSSGWADSAYGSLIQGYERKPFTQAQMTFTNTFDQIELIGAERLTLVGEIGFSHIADLGSTDGSDLRFGRSSVYGNGELASAGTSALLGLSGNAICQKVVNPANPGQCDDKGFYTQNSWGYRVRAGLEYNDLIGGVSLRPNLAFAHDVQGYGPTFNEGDKSVSVGLDAEYLTRYTASISYTDYFGGDYNVNTDRDFLAVSLGVSF; this comes from the coding sequence ATGAAAAGAACAATAACCGGCGCCGCAGGCTTCAGGCCGCACGCGCTGGCGCTGGCGACCAGCGTGGCCCTTGGCGGGGCATCTTCGGCTCACGCAGTGAGCTTCAACGTGGGGGAAATCGAGGGGCGCTTCGACTCGACGCTGTCCATCGGTGCGAGCTGGGCGATGGACAACCCGGACAAGAAATTCATCGGCACCCGCAACGGCGGCACGGCGTCCAGCCAGACCTCCGACGACGGCCGGCTGAACTTCAAGAAGGGCGAGACCTTCTCCAAGATCTTCAAGGGCCTGCACGACCTGGAGCTGAAGTACGGCGACAGCGGCCTGTTCGTGCGTGGCAAGTACTGGTACGACTTCGAACTCAAGGACGAACACCGTCCGCTCTACGACATCGATGACAGCGGCCGCGATACCGCCGCCCAGTCCTCCGGCGCCGAGCTGCTCGACGCGTTCATCTACCACAACTACGAACTGCGCGATTTGCCGGGTACCGTGCGCCTGGGGCGCCAGGTGGTGAGCTGGGGCGAGAGCACCTTCATCCAGAATGGCATCAACTCGATCAACCCGGCGGACGTCGCCGCGCTGCGCCGCCCCGGTTCCGAGGTGAAGGAGGCGCTGATCCCGGTGAGCATGCTGTATTTCAACCAGGGGCTCACCGACACCCTGTCCATGGAGGCCTTCTACCAGCTGGAGTGGGAGAAGACCGTGCCGGACAACTGCGGCACCTTCTTCGGCAGCGACGTGGCGGCCAAGGGCTGCGACATCAACATGGCGGTGAACGGCAGCGACTTCGACCGCGACATCGACGGCACCGGCATCAAGGGTGGCTACGGCTACGTGCCGCGCGGCAAGGACCACGACGCCCGCGACGGCGGTCAGTTCGGCGTGGCGCTGCGCTGGATGGTCAACGACACCGAGTTCTCCGCCTACGCGATGAACTACCACAGCCGCACGCCGACCAGTAACTGGGTAGTGGGCAAGGGCGCGCTGGCCGACCCGGTGGGCGGGCTGATCGGGCAGGGCGGGGTGAGCACCGCGCGCTGGTACCTGGATTACCCCGAAGACATCCGCCTCTACGGCCTGGGCTTCAACACCACCTGGGGCAGCACGGCGGTGCAGGGCGAGATCAGCTACCGGCCGAACATGCCGCTGGGCATCAACTCCAGCGACGTCTCCGGCGCCGCCACCCTTGGCTCGGCGGCGACCAACCCGCTGGTCAACGGCGGCCTGCCGATCTTCTCCAGCGGCTGGGCCGACTCGGCCTACGGCTCGCTGATCCAGGGTTACGAGCGCAAGCCGTTCACCCAGGCGCAGATGACCTTCACCAACACCTTCGACCAGATCGAGCTGATCGGCGCCGAGCGCCTGACCCTGGTGGGCGAGATCGGCTTCAGCCACATCGCCGACCTGGGCTCCACCGACGGCTCCGACCTGCGCTTCGGCCGCAGCAGCGTGTACGGCAACGGGGAACTGGCCAGCGCCGGCACCTCGGCATTGCTGGGGCTGTCGGGCAACGCGATCTGCCAGAAGGTGGTCAACCCCGCCAACCCCGGGCAGTGCGACGACAAGGGCTTCTACACCCAGAACTCCTGGGGTTACCGCGTGCGCGCGGGCCTGGAATACAACGACCTGATCGGCGGCGTTTCGCTGCGGCCGAACCTGGCGTTCGCCCACGACGTGCAGGGTTACGGCCCGACGTTCAACGAGGGCGACAAGTCTGTCAGCGTCGGCCTCGATGCCGAATACCTGACCCGCTACACCGCCAGCATCAGTTACACCGACTACTTCGGCGGCGATTACAACGTCAACACCGACCGCGACTTCCTCGCCGTCAGCCTGGGCGTCAGCTTCTGA
- a CDS encoding CapA family protein: protein MKIALTGDSILQRRLNSRDDETLRPLFDLLRGADVSFTNLEVLPNDFQGDAVLESGGSHFGAPSWVLDELVDGGFDLFSTANNHSLDYGIAGLHAAHAQLHKRELLFAGTGRNLEEARRPVYCTRPAGTVSLLACTSTFGKGQEASEQTRDMPGRPGLNPLRYDTVHQLDGAQMEAMRGIIASLGLDRLYQGAVDLGFAHPIPDPSLAVFGPFTPLLFRQGESARLRTLPRKKDMDDILRWVEEARLMSDVVVLSIHAHELGHDATGEWNLEVAAEFIQPVARRMIDAGVDIVVGHGPHLLRGLEIYNGKPIFYSLGNFIGQNELVERLPADSYEQFRVDRNQTPSKVFLQRTQNDTRSFPSDARFWESLVPVCQFDGRRLTGIELHPVSLGLGEAVHRRGRPRLAEGEQAEAILQRFAALSEPYGTQLSMDGPVARVRL from the coding sequence ATGAAGATTGCGTTGACCGGCGACAGCATCCTGCAGCGCCGCCTGAACAGCCGCGACGACGAAACCCTGCGCCCGCTGTTCGACCTGCTGCGCGGCGCGGACGTCAGCTTCACCAACCTGGAAGTACTGCCCAACGACTTCCAGGGCGATGCCGTGCTGGAAAGCGGCGGCTCGCACTTCGGCGCGCCATCCTGGGTGCTCGACGAGCTGGTGGACGGCGGCTTCGACCTGTTCTCCACCGCCAACAACCACAGCCTGGACTACGGCATCGCCGGCCTGCACGCCGCCCATGCCCAGCTGCACAAGCGCGAGCTGCTGTTCGCCGGCACCGGCCGCAACCTTGAGGAGGCACGCCGCCCGGTGTACTGCACCAGGCCCGCCGGCACCGTCTCGCTGCTGGCCTGCACCTCCACCTTCGGCAAGGGCCAGGAAGCCAGCGAGCAGACCCGCGACATGCCCGGCCGCCCCGGCCTCAACCCGCTGCGCTACGACACCGTGCACCAGCTCGACGGCGCGCAGATGGAGGCCATGCGCGGCATCATCGCCAGCCTGGGCCTGGACCGCCTCTACCAGGGCGCCGTGGACCTGGGCTTCGCCCACCCGATTCCCGATCCGTCGCTGGCGGTGTTCGGCCCCTTCACCCCGCTGCTGTTCCGCCAGGGCGAAAGCGCACGCCTGCGCACCCTGCCGCGCAAGAAGGACATGGACGACATCCTGCGCTGGGTCGAGGAAGCGCGGCTGATGTCCGACGTGGTGGTGCTGAGCATCCACGCCCACGAACTGGGCCACGACGCGACCGGGGAATGGAACCTGGAAGTGGCCGCCGAATTCATCCAGCCGGTGGCGCGGCGCATGATCGACGCCGGCGTCGATATCGTCGTCGGCCACGGCCCGCACCTGCTGCGCGGCCTGGAGATCTACAACGGCAAGCCGATCTTCTACAGCCTGGGCAACTTCATCGGCCAGAACGAACTGGTGGAACGCCTGCCGGCGGACAGCTACGAACAGTTCCGCGTGGACCGTAACCAGACGCCGTCGAAGGTATTCCTGCAGCGCACCCAGAACGACACCCGCAGCTTCCCCTCCGATGCGCGCTTCTGGGAAAGCCTGGTGCCGGTCTGCCAGTTCGATGGCCGCCGCCTCACCGGCATCGAACTGCACCCGGTGAGCCTGGGCCTGGGCGAAGCGGTGCACCGCCGTGGCCGACCGCGCCTGGCCGAAGGCGAACAGGCCGAGGCGATCCTGCAGCGCTTCGCCGCACTCTCCGAGCCCTACGGGACGCAACTGTCCATGGACGGCCCGGTGGCGCGCGTCCGCCTCTGA
- a CDS encoding M14 family metallopeptidase, translated as MNPSACFSQSYAEARGKFLAACLSANLVVESHRHPLPGRDGEPLALDVARSGPLDARNLLIISSGCHGVEGFCGSAVQVALLHDPDWLEQCAKADCAVLYLHAANPYGFSWWRRWTHENVDLNRNFIDFSQPRQRNQAYATLDPILVPRRWPSFASHLQLLRYAVRHGRKQLQAAISSGQDSHPNGLFYIGAKPTWSNQTVRQVLRQHARDCSRLGWIDVHTGLGPKGHGERIYVGANDPQTLARTRRWWGAQVTSAHEGGSVSVQLQGQMILAAASECPQAELTAIALEYGTLPGLKVLKALRADQWLANNPGVPADKALRIHRQLRDAFYVDEDGWKCQVLAQAGDAARQALVGLGEAQAASVRVSR; from the coding sequence ATGAACCCGTCTGCCTGCTTTTCCCAGAGCTACGCCGAGGCGCGTGGCAAGTTTCTCGCCGCCTGCCTGTCGGCCAATCTGGTCGTCGAATCCCACCGTCATCCACTGCCCGGCCGCGACGGCGAACCGCTCGCGCTGGATGTAGCGCGCAGCGGCCCGCTCGATGCGCGCAACCTGCTGATCATCAGCAGCGGATGCCACGGTGTAGAGGGCTTCTGCGGCTCGGCGGTGCAGGTCGCGCTGCTGCACGATCCGGATTGGCTGGAGCAGTGCGCCAAGGCCGATTGCGCGGTGCTCTACCTGCATGCGGCCAACCCCTACGGCTTCTCCTGGTGGCGGCGCTGGACCCACGAGAACGTCGACCTCAACCGAAATTTCATCGACTTCTCCCAGCCGCGCCAACGCAACCAGGCCTACGCGACGCTCGACCCGATCCTGGTTCCGCGGCGCTGGCCGTCTTTCGCCAGCCACCTGCAACTGCTGCGCTACGCCGTGCGCCATGGCCGCAAGCAACTGCAGGCGGCGATTTCCAGCGGCCAGGACAGCCATCCCAACGGTCTGTTCTACATCGGCGCCAAACCAACCTGGAGTAACCAGACGGTGCGCCAGGTGCTGCGCCAGCACGCCCGCGACTGCTCCCGGCTGGGCTGGATCGACGTGCACACCGGCCTGGGACCCAAGGGCCACGGAGAGCGCATCTACGTCGGCGCCAATGACCCGCAGACCCTCGCGCGCACGCGCCGCTGGTGGGGCGCGCAGGTGACGTCCGCCCACGAAGGCGGGTCGGTATCGGTGCAGTTGCAGGGGCAGATGATCCTCGCCGCCGCGAGCGAATGCCCGCAGGCTGAGCTGACGGCCATCGCACTGGAATACGGCACGTTGCCGGGACTCAAGGTGCTCAAGGCACTGCGCGCGGACCAGTGGCTGGCGAACAATCCCGGTGTGCCGGCGGACAAGGCCCTGCGCATCCATCGGCAGCTGCGCGATGCCTTTTACGTGGACGAGGACGGCTGGAAGTGCCAGGTGCTCGCGCAGGCCGGCGACGCCGCGCGCCAGGCCCTCGTCGGGTTGGGCGAGGCGCAGGCAGCGTCGGTGCGGGTGTCCCGCTGA
- a CDS encoding DUF1329 domain-containing protein encodes MNNTQWLQAGCLTLGLLAGQVMAAVGADQAARLGNELTPIGAEKAGNADGSIPAWTGGLAPNAGKADAGGFLADPYAAEKPLFTITAQNAQQYQDKLTPGQLAMFQRFPDTYRIPVYPSHRSASYPQAVIDAAKKNATATSLAEGGNGLTHFSMTVPFPIPQNGLEVIWNHVTRYRGNAMLRTTAQMNPQSNGAYTISYMKEQFAFPFGLKDYDPAKMDNILYYFRQEILSPPRRAGSVMLVLETIDQVKEPRMAWMYNAGQRRVRRAPQVGYDSPGAEGMRTYDDFDMFNGAPDRYDWKLVGKKELYIPYNSFALDSPTLKYDDIVKPGHLNPDHTRYELHRVWHVVATLKPGQRHIYSKRDLYIDEDSWQIAEADAYDGRGSLWRVAEGHARPFYDQQFTWLTAETHYDVLSGRYTVSGLRNEEKSSYDFAVQSSSNDFTPNALRATGIR; translated from the coding sequence ATGAACAACACGCAATGGTTGCAGGCCGGCTGCCTGACGCTGGGCCTGCTCGCCGGGCAGGTCATGGCCGCGGTCGGTGCCGACCAGGCCGCGCGCCTGGGCAATGAACTCACCCCCATTGGCGCTGAGAAAGCGGGCAACGCCGACGGCAGCATCCCGGCCTGGACCGGCGGCCTGGCACCCAACGCCGGCAAGGCCGACGCCGGTGGCTTCCTGGCCGATCCCTATGCCGCGGAAAAGCCGCTGTTCACCATCACCGCGCAGAACGCCCAGCAGTACCAGGACAAGCTCACCCCGGGGCAACTGGCGATGTTCCAGCGCTTCCCCGACACGTACCGCATCCCGGTCTACCCCAGCCATCGCAGCGCCAGCTACCCGCAGGCGGTGATCGACGCGGCGAAGAAGAACGCCACCGCCACCTCGTTGGCCGAAGGCGGCAACGGCCTGACCCACTTCAGCATGACCGTGCCGTTCCCGATCCCGCAGAACGGCCTGGAAGTGATCTGGAACCACGTCACCCGCTACCGTGGCAACGCCATGCTGCGCACCACCGCGCAGATGAACCCGCAGAGCAATGGCGCCTACACCATCAGCTACATGAAGGAGCAGTTCGCCTTCCCGTTCGGGCTCAAGGACTACGACCCGGCGAAGATGGACAACATCCTCTACTACTTCCGCCAGGAAATCCTCTCGCCGCCCCGTCGTGCCGGCAGCGTAATGCTGGTGCTGGAGACCATCGACCAGGTCAAGGAGCCGCGCATGGCGTGGATGTACAACGCCGGTCAGCGCCGCGTGCGCCGCGCCCCGCAGGTGGGCTACGACAGCCCCGGCGCGGAAGGCATGCGTACCTACGACGACTTCGACATGTTCAACGGCGCGCCGGATCGCTACGACTGGAAGCTGGTGGGCAAGAAGGAGCTGTACATCCCCTACAACAGCTTCGCCCTCGACTCGCCGACGCTGAAGTACGACGACATCGTCAAGCCCGGCCACCTGAACCCGGACCACACCCGCTACGAACTGCACCGCGTGTGGCACGTGGTGGCGACCCTGAAGCCGGGCCAGCGGCACATCTACAGCAAGCGTGACCTGTACATCGACGAGGACAGCTGGCAGATCGCCGAGGCCGATGCCTACGACGGCCGCGGCAGCCTCTGGCGCGTGGCCGAGGGCCATGCGCGGCCGTTCTACGACCAGCAGTTCACCTGGCTGACGGCGGAAACCCACTATGACGTGCTGTCCGGCCGCTACACGGTGTCCGGCCTGCGCAACGAGGAGAAGAGCAGCTACGACTTCGCCGTGCAGTCCAGCAGCAACGACTTCACCCCCAACGCCTTGCGCGCTACGGGCATCCGCTGA
- a CDS encoding M20 aminoacylase family protein, with translation MSQHPTLERLFASQETFAQVRRDLHQHPELGFEEARTASIVAGYLREWGYDVHEGVGGTGVVGVLRQGNSARSIGIRADMDALPIDEASGVPYASQHAGCMHACGHDGHTAILLCAARDLAERRAFDGTLNLIFQPAEETLGGAVAMMDDGLFERFPCDAVYALHNAPGLPVGCFLTREGALTASSDRVSIRLTGVGGHGAMPHLTRDPIVAAAELVLALQSIVARNVPSTEVAVVTVGMLKAGEAANVIPDHADLRLSVRATRPEVRELLKRRIGEITRGIAAVHGMELQFDYEELVPVLVNTPEETRLARQVLTELVGPQRLLSEIPSGFLGSEDFAWMLERRPGCYIALGNGNSGPSGCMVHNPGYDFNDAAIPFGAALWVRLVETFLGMGA, from the coding sequence ATGAGTCAGCACCCCACCCTTGAACGTCTTTTCGCTTCCCAGGAAACCTTCGCCCAGGTTCGCCGGGACCTCCACCAACACCCGGAACTGGGGTTCGAGGAGGCGCGCACGGCCTCCATCGTTGCCGGATACCTGCGCGAATGGGGCTATGACGTCCACGAAGGTGTGGGCGGCACCGGCGTGGTCGGTGTGCTGCGCCAGGGCAACAGCGCGCGCAGCATCGGCATCCGCGCCGACATGGACGCGCTGCCCATCGACGAGGCCAGCGGCGTGCCCTACGCCAGCCAGCACGCCGGCTGCATGCACGCCTGTGGGCACGATGGGCATACCGCCATCCTGCTTTGCGCCGCGCGTGACCTGGCCGAGCGACGCGCCTTCGACGGCACCCTCAACCTGATCTTCCAGCCCGCCGAGGAAACCCTGGGCGGTGCCGTGGCGATGATGGACGACGGCCTGTTCGAGCGCTTCCCCTGCGATGCGGTGTACGCGCTGCACAATGCGCCGGGCCTGCCGGTGGGCTGCTTCCTGACCCGCGAAGGTGCGCTGACGGCATCGTCCGATCGCGTGTCAATCCGCCTGACCGGCGTCGGCGGCCACGGCGCCATGCCGCACCTGACCAGGGACCCGATCGTCGCCGCCGCCGAACTGGTGCTGGCGCTGCAAAGCATCGTCGCGCGCAACGTGCCGTCCACCGAGGTGGCCGTCGTGACCGTGGGCATGCTCAAGGCGGGGGAGGCGGCCAATGTGATTCCCGACCATGCCGACCTGCGCCTGAGCGTGCGCGCCACCCGGCCGGAGGTGCGCGAGCTGCTCAAGCGGCGCATCGGCGAGATCACCCGTGGTATCGCCGCCGTGCATGGCATGGAGCTGCAGTTCGATTACGAGGAACTGGTGCCGGTGCTGGTCAACACGCCGGAGGAAACCCGTCTCGCACGCCAGGTGCTGACCGAGCTGGTCGGCCCGCAGCGGCTGCTCTCCGAGATTCCCTCGGGCTTCCTCGGCAGCGAGGATTTCGCCTGGATGCTGGAACGCCGCCCCGGCTGCTACATCGCCCTGGGCAACGGCAACAGTGGCCCCAGCGGCTGCATGGTCCACAACCCCGGCTACGACTTCAACGACGCCGCCATTCCCTTCGGCGCGGCGCTCTGGGTGCGGCTGGTGGAAACCTTCCTGGGCATGGGAGCCTGA